In Pseudomonadota bacterium, the sequence GCCGGCGACGCTGGAGCTCGCGGCCTTCGCCTTCGCGCTGTCGCTGATCGTCTCGATCCCACTCGGCGTCCTCTCGGCCACGCGGCCGAATACGCCGCTCGACCATGCGGTGAAAGTGCTGGCCCTGGCGGGCCAGTCGATCCCGAGCTTCTGGCTCGGCATTCTGTTCATCCTGCTGTTCGGCGTGGAGCTGAAGTGGCTGCCAATCTCCGGTAGCGGCGACTGGCGGCATTTTATCATGCCGGGCATTACGCTGGCGGCATTTCCCATCGCGCGCAACATGCGCCTCACGCGATCGTCCATGCTCGACTTCCTGCAGCGCGATTTTGTCCGCACCGCTCGCGCCAAGGGCATTTCGGAAAACCGCGTCATCTACGCCCATGTCCTGCGCAATTCGCTTCTGCCCATCGTCACCGCCGTCGGACTGGAGCTCGGGTTCCTGCTCGGCGGCTCGGTGATCACGGAGACGATTTTCGGCTGGCCCGGCGTCGGGCGCGAGATCGTGTCCGCCATCGGCGCGAAGGATTTCTTCGTCGTCCAGGCCGGCGTCATCATGCTGGCGCTGATCTTCGCCGGCCTCAATCTCCTGATCGACCTCGCCTATGTCTGGATCGATCCGCGCATCAGGTTCGGCGCGTAATGAGCGGACCGCCGGCCATTCTGAATCCGGACCCAGGCCCGGTTAAAAGTCAGTTC encodes:
- a CDS encoding ABC transporter permease, whose amino-acid sequence is MMRYVIRRLLQSVIVVLGVSVVAFGMLFLTGDPTEVILGPSADRMSVAQIEEYRVKMGFDRPWYIQYLSFVGNALNGEFGYSFIRHQPAYEVITERLPATLELAAFAFALSLIVSIPLGVLSATRPNTPLDHAVKVLALAGQSIPSFWLGILFILLFGVELKWLPISGSGDWRHFIMPGITLAAFPIARNMRLTRSSMLDFLQRDFVRTARAKGISENRVIYAHVLRNSLLPIVTAVGLELGFLLGGSVITETIFGWPGVGREIVSAIGAKDFFVVQAGVIMLALIFAGLNLLIDLAYVWIDPRIRFGA